A window of Torulaspora globosa chromosome 8, complete sequence contains these coding sequences:
- the TRM732 gene encoding tRNA methylation protein TRM732 (ancestral locus Anc_8.811), translating into MNQDARESIESIKDLLLKYNPSKIGPDNQEEVLKQFVECCQELFVYFQKKTDGISDSLALLATDTFSIWVLRTSQVISHKKIDTSGYIKVVKDEILTFEGSTVIFEYVVDFWKNGNPAFINALKNLFTKLLHLMRLIHPRTECDKLFSSWLDRTFQVPSDLAVQYYLIEALAEELDLYPVLQKRPTFVDESLRLMQSDILSNPVGKSLCKILTNAFYNHFGGDLSNLPSWLGFWQEPVIFHLSNQKCRKSIELYILQPMFKEVPPNAFRAFVKGIPRHNPSVLLSVIRVGQELGIEEEPFHNDRLIPIDMIGSFLKLDESKLAAFELLTFATKKSSPIHSNIFHLIKENLTIFFVDTRIEVRNYFCSSFKHFIYRIRDSAHSLHKRASSLKRAGKFPAEQKAKFGYVQECQSFLEWLLGFLKLQICPGTQYQRNDVALKLFNIIIESGLDASIPAKYLDMKNPRSYPFSVPIFRDNSIVRLLLDCLASNFADIRQMAKMLLLQALEGSDSSILKKSIDWNYLKTQADSLLRQYQYSDIGAALESTRFCAAPDKVAFVEGMIDTLHEKICNSKEDFLRHIHEPISGYLTSLTLILEDNQLEEIITGPIVEKCIEIVLINWSAVKHVICHESCEDNLWMMYPDGNIDAQLVLSTAFRTTKESSMLLRVLLSKYALSPDQLIVIGDFLINQLFDIRHSGAFQSVTPTFSVLCLRCKKENASQLLEWLRTVLESVEVKTQNVTRRSGGIPPMLTVILSAESGKERPLLKYAFERLIKIASTAMEEHQDKVDLPQVNAFNCIKAIFTESKLSQASEPYTPAALSLALKTFDSDTWALRNCSIMLFTSLQNRLFGKSGKSVSARMFFTRYPGIREDLLEILRPASTVTKDRSQIESTFLVLSVLLRLKPTPGYKGLDAFNSEVKKSLESSNWKIRELAARCISSLAENPIEISRELADRMNIKHQNSLHGYLLAISEMIPSLKSFNNEQLSGLIETLHRKCNELLGHNKCFLTAKLYISLMGNILEFIDDDIFRDQQDSLLNYITQFFNQHSRLYTINGSKQICLAAALETLFKYGEGECVSTLLEQAICSPFYEVQEVALRFAMNSHKNMPHITKTFIDSIIRLANDEDIAPSVRSLSLRVLKNLDEKTDLHLLMDIIEKPPSEDLQVAAIESLGKNVTLDNVEILEKLSEQYYADGQPVDFRIACFQSMIDYPEVSNNVRLLLILNQMLSDDDEDIRLAVASSLNRIFRLTGDSETLNPVETSRMLLTRIVKHFDVKLVAENVIRILKEFFEGYDLFAPEIRGNCVFETEKDNQFRNDFELNLQYARLLQITGYDDQFVHWLVALKDKVIAYLHATGMRDGPFGWVSSGEVFSRLLLLRALLALIGTRHILNFDQVLIDSRIHPVILNHEFLDSINLSTARLNEMSLS; encoded by the coding sequence ATGAATCAGGATGCTCGTGAATCGATCGAGTCTATAAAGGATTTACTCCTGAAGTATAATCCTTCCAAGATTGGGCCTGATAATCAGGAAGAAGTGCTGAAGCAGTTTGTTGAATGTTGCCAGGAGCTATTTGTCTATTTCCAAAAGAAGACTGATGGCATCTCTGATAGTCTAGCTTTGCTAGCGACCGATACCTTCTCTATATGGGTTTTAAGGACAAGCCAAGTGATCAGTCACAAGAAGATCGACACGAGCGGCTACATTAAGGTTGTCAAAGACGAGATTCTTACCTTTGAGGGAAGCACTGTAATCTTCGAATACGTGGTAGATTTTTGGAAGAATGGCAATCCTGCATTCATAaacgctttgaagaacttgtttACCAAACTGTTGCACCTGATGAGATTGATTCATCCGCGTACTGAATGTGACAAGCTTTTTAGTTCCTGGCTGGACAGAACATTTCAAGTTCCTTCGGACCTCGCTGTACAATATTACTTAATCGAGGCCTTAgcggaagagctggatcTCTATCCGGTTCTGCAAAAAAGGCCAACTTTCGTCGATGAGTCACTACGTCTAATGCAGTCAGACATTCTCTCCAACCCAGTTGGCAAAAGTCTATGCAAGATTCTGACCAATGCGTTTTACAATCATTTTGGCGGAGATCTGTCGAACCTTCCAAGCTGGCTCGGCTTCTGGCAAGAACCGGTAATATTCCATTTAAGCAATCAAAAATGCAGAAAATCCATTGAACTTTATATCCTGCAACCTATGTTCAAAGAGGTGCCTCCTAATGCGTTTAGGGCTTTTGTTAAAGGAATCCCACGTCACAATCCGTCAGTCCTGTTGAGCGTGATCAGAGTCGGTCAAGAGCTGggcattgaagaagagccCTTCCACAATGACAGGTTAATTCCTATAGACATGATCGGAAGCTTCCTCAAGCTCGACGAATCCAAACTTGCCGCCTTTGAGCTGCTGACCTTCGCCACCAAGAAATCATCACCGATACATTCCAACATTTTTCACCTGATTAAAGAAAACTTGACGATATTCTTTGTCGATACACGAATCGAGGTGAGGAACTATTtttgcagctccttcaagCACTTCATCTACCGCATAAGGGATTCTGCACATTCTTTGCATAAAAGAGCTAGCAGTCTGAAAAGGGCCGGCAAGTTTCCTGCTGAACAGAAAGCGAAGTTTGGATATGTACAGGAATGTCAATCATTTTTAGAATGGTTATTGGGATTTCTAAAATTACAAATTTGCCCCGGTACTCaatatcaaagaaatgATGTGGCATTGAAACTGTTCAATATAATCATCGAGAGCGGCCTAGACGCTTCTATTCCCGCGAAATATCTGGATATGAAGAACCCAAGAAGCTATCCATTTTCAGTGCCTATTTTCAGAGACAATTCTATAGTGAGGTTGTTGCTCGACTGTTTGGCAAGCAACTTTGCAGATATCCGCCAAATGGCGAAGATGTTGTTGCTGCAGGCCCTTGAGGGTTCCGATTCCAGtattttgaaaaagagTATCGACTGGAACTATCTAAAAACTCAGGCCGATTCTCTTTTGCGGCAGTACCAATACTCTGATATCGGGGCAGCACTCGAAAGTACTCGGTTTTGCGCAGCGCCAGATAAAGTGGCATTTGTGGAAGGAATGATCGACACTTTGCATGAAAAAATCTGCAATAGCAAGGAAGATTTCCTTCGTCATATCCACGAACCAATAAGTGGATATTTAACTTCACTCACACTTATCCTTGAAGACAATCAACTCGAAGAGATAATAACCGGTCCCATAGTTGAGAAATGCATTGAAATTGTTTTGATTAATTGGAGTGCCGTGAAGCATGTAATATGCCATGAGTCTTGCGAAGATAATCTTTGGATGATGTACCCGGATGGCAATATTGACGCCCAACTCGTCTTGAGCACTGCTTTCAGGACGACGAAGGAATCATCTATGTTGCTGCGTGTCCTGCTTTCAAAATATGCCCTTTCTCCAGACCAGTTGATTGTCATTGGAGACTTCCTAATAAACCAACTGTTCGACATCCGTCACAGTGGTGCATTTCAATCTGTCACACCAACGTTTTCAGTGCTATGCCTTAGAtgcaagaaagaaaatgCCAGTCAACTGCTGGAATGGCTTAGGACCGTATTGGAATCTGTAGAAGTTAAAACTCAGAATGTTACTAGAAGATCAGGAGGCATACCACCCATGCTTACGGTCATTTTATCAGCAGAGTCGGGAAAAGAGCGTCCACTACTGAAATACGCTTTTGAGCGGTTGATCAAGATTGCATCAACGGCAATGGAAGAGCATCAAGACAAGGTAGATCTTCCGCAGGTTAATGCTTTTAACTGCATTAAAGCAATTTTCACTGAGTCAAAACTGTCGCAAGCTTCTGAGCCATATACGCCtgcagctctttctttagCGCTAAAAACTTTCGACTCCGATACCTGGGCACTAAGGAATTGCTCTATAATGTTATTCACTTCGCTGCAAAACAGACTTTTTGGCAAGAGCGGTAAAAGCGTCAGTGCACGCATGTTCTTCACCAGGTATCCGGGTATTAGAGAAGATCTGCTTGAAATCCTGCGACCTGCATCAACAGTAACTAAAGACCGGTCGCAAATCGAGTCAACATTTCTCGTATTGAGCGTGTTACTTCGCTTAAAACCGACTCCTGGATATAAAGGGCTCGATGCGTTCAATAGCGAAGTAAAGAAGTCATTAGAAAGCAGTAACTGGAAAATTAGAGAATTGGCAGCCCGTTGTATATCCTCCTTGGCTGAGAATCCGATCGAGATTTCAAGAGAACTTGCCGATAGGATGAATATTAAGCACCAAAATAGTCTGCATGGTTATTTGTTAGCAATAAGTGAGATGAttccatctttgaaaagttttaATAATGAGCAATTATCAGGTTTGATCGAGACACTGCATAGGAAGTGCAATGAGCTGCTTGGTCACAACAAGTGCTTCCTAACGGCAAAGTTGTACATATCATTGATGGGAAACATTCTCGAGTTcattgatgatgatattTTCCGAGATCAGCAAGACAGTCTCCTCAACTACATTACTCAGTTTTTCAATCAGCACTCTCGGTTGTATACAATCAATGGAAGTAAGCAAATCTGCCTAGCTGCTGCTCTTGAAACATTATTCAAATATGGCGAAGGAGAGTGCGTCTCAACGTTACTCGAGCAAGCTATATGTTCACCGTTTTATGAGGTTCAAGAAGTTGCTTTGAGATTTGCAATGAACAGCCATAAGAACATGCCACACATAACGAAGACTTTCATTGATTCAATCATACGGCTAGcgaatgatgaagatatcGCGCCCTCGGTACGTTCTCTGAGCCTGAGAGTTCTGAAGAACTTAGATGAAAAAACTGATTTGCATCTGCTAATGGACATAATAGAAAAACCTCCGAGTGAAGATCTACAGGTGGCGGCGATCGAGTCGCTTGGTAAAAATGTCACCCTTGATAATGTTGAGATTCTAGAAAAACTATCTGAGCAGTATTATGCCGATGGCCAGCCAGTGGATTTCAGAATTGCATGCTTCCAAAGTATGATAGATTACCCAGAGGTTTCCAATAATGTTAGGTTGCTTCTAATTCTGAATCAAATGTTGagcgacgatgatgaggatatAAGATTAGCagttgcttcttctttgaaccGAATTTTCCGACTTACTGGGGACTCAGAAACTCTGAACCCGGTGGAAACGTCACGTATGCTGTTGACGCGAATTGTCAAGCACTTTGATGTAAAACTTGTGGCAGAAAATGTCATTagaattttgaaagagttctttgaaggctATGATTTGTTTGCGCCCGAAATACGTGGCAACTGTGTCTTTGAAACTGAAAAGGATAACCAGTTCAGAAATGATTTTGAACTTAATCTACAATATGCTAGGCTTCTCCAGATAACTGGTTACGATGATCAATTCGTGCATTGGCTTGTGGCCCTGAAGGATAAAGTCATCGCATATCTCCATGCCACCGGCATGAGAGACGGCCCTTTTGGCTGGGTTAGCAGTGGGGAGGTGTTTTCCAGGTTACTTCTTCTGCGAGCTTTATTGGCACTGATTGGTACACGCCATATACTCAACTTTGACCAGGTTTTGATAGATAGCAGAATTCATCCTGTCATTCTAAATCATGAATTTTTAGATTCGATTAATCTTTCCACAGCCAGATTAAATGAGATGAGTTTGTCGTGA
- the TIF11 gene encoding translation initiation complex factor eIF1A (ancestral locus Anc_8.812), with protein MGKKNTKGGKKGRRGKNESDGPKRELYYKEEGQEYAQITKMLGNGRVEATCFDGVRRMAHIRGKLRKRVWMGQGDIILVSLRDFQDDQCDVVHKYNLDEARTLKNQGELPENAKINETDNFGFESDEDVNFEFGNADEEEEEEDDEELDIDDI; from the coding sequence ATGGGTAAGAAGAACACCAAAGGTGGTAAAAAGGGTAGAAGGGGAAAGAACGAAAGTGATGGTCCAAAGCGTGAGCTGTACTACAAAGAGGAGGGTCAAGAATATGCTCAGATTACCAAAATGTTGGGTAACGGTAGAGTAGAAGCTACGTGTTTtgatggcgtcaggagaATGGCTCATATCAGAGGTaagctgagaaagagaGTTTGGATGGGACAAGGTGACATAATCTTAGTTTCTTTAAGAGATTTCCAGGACGATCAATGTGATGTTGTTCATAAATATAATTTGGATGAGGCCAGAACGCTGAAGAACCAAGGCGAGCTGCCTGAGAATGCGAAGATTAACGAAACCGATAACTTTGGTTTCGAATCCGATGAAGACGTCAACTTCGAGTTCGGTAACGCagacgaggaggaagaagaagaggacgacgaggagctTGACATTGATGACATTTAA